A DNA window from Gillisia sp. Hel1_33_143 contains the following coding sequences:
- the ettA gene encoding energy-dependent translational throttle protein EttA, with protein MADDNKVIFSMSGLTKTYPGANTPVLKNIYLSFFYGAKIGILGLNGSGKSTLLKIIAGMEKNYQGDVVFSPGYTVGMLEQEPQLDNDKTVLEVVKEGVAATVAILDEYNKINDMFGLPEVYEDADKMQKLMDKQAALQDEIDASNAWELDTKLEIAMDALRTPDSDKKIGVLSGGERRRVALCRLLLQEPDVLLLDEPTNHLDAESVHWLEHHLSQYKGTVIAVTHDRYFLDNVAGWILELDRGEGIPWKGNYSSWLDQKSKRLAQEQKTASKRQKTLERELEWSRMSPKGRQTKQKARLNNYDKLLSQDQKKMDEQLEIYIPNGPRLGTNVIDAKGVSKAFDDKLLYEDLNFTLPQAGIVGVIGPNGAGKTTIFKMIMGEIKPDQGSFEVGDTAKIAYVDQSHSNMDPDKTIWQNFSDGQELINMGGKQVNSRAYLSRFNFGGGEQNKKVSMLSGGERNRLHLAMTLKEEGNVLLLDEPTNDLDVNTLRALEEGLDNFAGCAVVISHDRWFLDRICTHILAFEGDSQVYFFEGGFSDYEENKKKRLGGDLMPKRIKYKKLTR; from the coding sequence ATGGCAGATGACAATAAGGTGATATTTTCCATGTCTGGGTTAACCAAAACCTATCCCGGAGCAAATACACCAGTTCTTAAAAATATATATCTAAGTTTTTTCTACGGCGCTAAAATTGGAATTCTTGGTCTTAACGGCTCTGGGAAATCTACTTTACTGAAGATCATTGCCGGAATGGAAAAGAACTATCAGGGAGATGTGGTTTTTTCTCCTGGATATACCGTGGGAATGTTGGAGCAGGAACCACAATTAGATAATGATAAGACAGTTTTAGAAGTTGTAAAAGAAGGAGTTGCTGCAACAGTAGCAATTTTAGATGAATACAATAAGATCAACGATATGTTCGGGCTTCCGGAAGTTTATGAAGATGCAGATAAAATGCAAAAACTCATGGACAAGCAGGCAGCTCTACAAGATGAGATAGATGCTTCTAATGCATGGGAATTAGATACTAAATTGGAGATCGCCATGGACGCACTTCGAACTCCAGATTCTGATAAGAAAATTGGAGTTTTATCTGGAGGGGAACGCAGAAGAGTTGCGCTATGTAGATTGTTATTACAAGAACCGGATGTTCTATTATTGGATGAACCTACCAACCACCTCGATGCAGAATCTGTACATTGGTTGGAACATCACTTATCTCAATACAAAGGAACAGTAATAGCTGTAACTCACGATAGATATTTCTTAGACAATGTAGCTGGATGGATCTTAGAATTAGATAGAGGAGAAGGAATTCCTTGGAAAGGAAACTACTCTTCTTGGTTAGATCAAAAATCGAAACGTTTGGCTCAGGAGCAGAAAACTGCAAGTAAGCGTCAAAAAACATTAGAGCGAGAATTAGAATGGTCTCGTATGTCTCCAAAAGGTAGACAGACCAAGCAAAAAGCGAGATTGAACAATTATGATAAATTGTTGAGTCAGGATCAAAAGAAAATGGATGAGCAACTGGAGATCTATATCCCTAACGGACCTCGATTAGGAACCAATGTTATAGATGCCAAAGGAGTTAGTAAGGCTTTTGATGATAAATTACTTTATGAAGATCTAAATTTTACCTTACCGCAAGCAGGTATTGTTGGAGTTATTGGACCTAACGGTGCTGGTAAAACCACGATCTTTAAAATGATCATGGGGGAAATTAAACCAGATCAAGGAAGTTTTGAAGTAGGAGATACAGCAAAGATCGCTTATGTAGATCAAAGCCACTCAAATATGGATCCGGACAAAACTATATGGCAAAACTTTAGCGATGGCCAAGAGCTTATAAATATGGGAGGGAAGCAAGTGAATTCCAGAGCATATTTAAGCAGATTTAATTTTGGTGGTGGAGAACAGAATAAAAAAGTGAGCATGCTTTCTGGTGGAGAACGTAACCGTTTACACCTTGCAATGACCCTTAAGGAAGAAGGTAACGTATTGTTATTGGATGAGCCAACAAACGATTTAGATGTGAATACGCTGCGTGCGCTTGAAGAAGGTTTAGACAACTTTGCTGGCTGTGCGGTAGTGATCTCTCACGATAGATGGTTCTTAGATAGAATATGTACTCATATTTTAGCTTTTGAAGGTGATTCTCAAGTTTATTTCTTTGAAGGTGGATTCTCAGATTATGAAGAGAATAAGAAGAAACGATTGGGTGGTGATCTTATGCCGAAGCGTATTAAGTACAAGAAATTGACTCGATAA
- a CDS encoding DEAD/DEAH box helicase gives MHFEDLPLSKPIQQGIAEIGYVTPTPIQEKVIPEILRRNDVIASAQTGTGKTGAFAIPLLNLLNKKIENPQYVEELTMLIVSPTRELAVQIEENIKAYAKFTSIKSGVVFGGTSMQPQINMLKKGLHILVATPGRLLDLRKQGYINLDKIEILVLDEADLMLDMGFIDEVQKIIRLSPNLEQRLMFSATIPAKVQDLAKSLLKDPERIEVAANSSAAPEVNQRLFLVPKPDKTELMLYLMRNIIKDKSVLIFRRTKNGVEKALNSLVKNGYKADSLHGDKTQSDRTLALNKFKNNEVNILVATDVAARGLDIDLLDFVLNFDIPNLPEVYVHRIGRTGRAGNIGSSISFCSADEKEYIKSIEKLIGTKIPIDNENPYPMDSEAKPAVHKKKGSKHKKGRKGSGSKANKKRWY, from the coding sequence ATGCATTTTGAAGATCTACCCTTATCAAAACCAATTCAGCAAGGAATTGCAGAAATTGGATATGTTACCCCTACTCCTATTCAGGAAAAAGTAATTCCTGAAATTTTAAGACGAAATGATGTTATTGCAAGCGCACAGACTGGAACAGGAAAAACTGGAGCCTTTGCAATACCGCTATTAAATCTATTGAACAAAAAGATAGAAAATCCTCAATACGTAGAAGAGCTAACTATGTTGATAGTGAGCCCTACTAGAGAATTGGCTGTACAGATAGAGGAAAATATAAAAGCTTATGCAAAATTTACTTCAATAAAATCTGGAGTTGTTTTTGGCGGAACTTCTATGCAGCCTCAAATAAATATGTTGAAAAAAGGTCTTCATATTTTGGTTGCTACTCCAGGGAGGTTGTTAGACCTTAGAAAACAAGGTTATATTAACTTAGATAAAATTGAAATTTTAGTTTTAGATGAGGCAGATCTAATGTTAGATATGGGCTTTATAGATGAAGTGCAGAAGATCATAAGACTTTCACCTAATTTAGAGCAGCGCCTTATGTTTTCTGCCACCATCCCGGCAAAGGTGCAGGATCTTGCAAAATCTTTATTAAAAGATCCGGAAAGAATTGAAGTAGCCGCAAATTCATCTGCAGCACCAGAAGTAAATCAGCGTTTATTTTTAGTACCCAAACCGGATAAGACAGAATTGATGCTTTATTTAATGAGAAACATCATTAAAGATAAATCTGTATTGATCTTTAGGAGAACCAAAAATGGCGTAGAGAAAGCTCTGAATTCTTTAGTAAAGAATGGATATAAAGCAGACTCATTACATGGGGATAAAACACAATCTGATCGTACCTTAGCGCTAAATAAATTTAAGAATAATGAAGTAAATATTCTTGTAGCTACAGATGTTGCTGCTCGAGGATTGGATATAGATCTCTTAGATTTTGTTTTAAACTTTGATATACCCAATCTTCCTGAAGTCTACGTACATAGAATTGGAAGAACGGGACGTGCAGGAAATATTGGGAGTTCCATTTCTTTTTGCAGTGCAGATGAGAAGGAATATATAAAAAGTATTGAAAAATTAATAGGAACTAAAATTCCTATAGACAATGAGAATCCTTATCCAATGGATTCTGAAGCAAAACCAGCCGTTCATAAAAAGAAAGGAAGTAAGCATAAAAAAGGAAGAAAAGGAAGCGGCTCAAAGGCTAATAAGAAACGTTGGTATTAG
- a CDS encoding SixA phosphatase family protein, which produces MKKLLLLILPILLAGCNFSQTEESLQAVSEQKKEAIQNTKSMTTYYMIRHAEKDRTDSKNKNPELNKDGKLRAENWAKVFKEVDFDAIYSTDYNRTKQTAQPTAISQSLKVETYDPENLFNDDFKKKTEGKTVLIVGHSNTTPQLVNKILGSEKFKDIPDNENGAMYILNILPNQSKNIKTLYINQW; this is translated from the coding sequence ATGAAAAAGCTTCTTCTATTAATACTACCAATTCTCTTGGCAGGATGCAATTTTTCACAAACTGAAGAATCGCTGCAAGCAGTATCTGAACAGAAAAAAGAGGCTATTCAAAATACAAAGAGCATGACCACGTATTATATGATACGTCATGCAGAAAAAGATAGAACAGACAGCAAGAATAAAAACCCAGAACTTAATAAGGATGGGAAGTTAAGAGCAGAGAATTGGGCAAAGGTTTTTAAAGAAGTAGATTTTGACGCTATTTATAGTACAGATTATAATAGAACCAAGCAGACTGCTCAACCTACTGCAATTTCCCAATCTTTAAAAGTGGAAACTTACGATCCTGAAAATCTTTTTAATGATGATTTTAAAAAGAAGACAGAGGGCAAAACGGTATTGATAGTTGGACATAGCAACACAACTCCACAACTTGTAAACAAAATTTTAGGATCTGAGAAATTTAAAGATATTCCGGATAACGAAAATGGCGCCATGTATATCTTAAATATATTACCAAATCAAAGCAAGAACATAAAGACACTTTACATCAATCAATGGTAG
- a CDS encoding esterase-like activity of phytase family protein, with product MKNYLLLALFSILILTSCGTSKKISTENITLKFLDDYIIPADLEIDGTKVGGLSGIDYHNDNFYLVCDHPGNPRFYVASVELSNTKIDTVIFKNTVMIQQDANFFKDNTLDLEAIRYNTTSGNLWLTSEGSIKKNKNPSIFSVTPEGKYISNFEMPDYFKVDGCQKPRNNGVFEGLSESFDKKGYWAGMELPLEKDGPKPKLYPTNSLVRITNFNLVSKKPVSQFAFKLESISKIPWKYFAVNGLTDLIEYAPNKFLVLERAFSAGHGSTGNTVRIFDVDASSASNTLLIQNIKHAKINTATKKLVFNFDSIKDKLTENIIDNIEGMSFGPKLPNGNSTLILISDNNFNSMGKQLSQIILLEVDLK from the coding sequence ATGAAAAATTACCTTCTTTTAGCACTATTCTCAATACTAATTTTAACCAGCTGTGGAACTTCTAAAAAGATAAGCACAGAAAATATTACATTAAAATTTTTAGATGATTATATAATCCCTGCAGATCTTGAGATAGATGGCACTAAGGTTGGCGGTCTCTCCGGGATAGATTATCACAATGATAATTTCTACTTAGTCTGCGATCATCCCGGTAATCCTAGATTTTATGTAGCGTCTGTAGAGTTAAGCAATACCAAAATTGATACGGTAATTTTTAAGAATACTGTAATGATTCAACAAGATGCTAATTTCTTTAAGGATAACACCTTAGATCTAGAAGCTATTAGATATAATACCACTTCAGGCAATCTGTGGTTAACAAGTGAAGGATCTATTAAAAAAAATAAAAATCCATCTATATTTAGTGTAACTCCAGAAGGTAAATACATTTCTAACTTTGAGATGCCGGATTATTTTAAGGTGGATGGATGCCAAAAACCAAGAAATAATGGAGTGTTTGAAGGTTTGAGTGAGAGTTTTGATAAAAAAGGATATTGGGCAGGCATGGAATTGCCTTTAGAGAAGGATGGGCCTAAACCTAAATTATACCCTACTAATTCTTTGGTTAGGATCACAAATTTTAACCTAGTATCTAAAAAACCTGTTTCTCAATTTGCATTTAAGCTAGAATCTATATCTAAAATTCCGTGGAAATATTTTGCGGTTAATGGACTTACAGATCTTATTGAATATGCACCAAACAAATTTTTGGTATTAGAAAGAGCTTTTTCTGCAGGACATGGAAGTACAGGGAATACGGTAAGAATATTTGATGTAGACGCCAGTTCAGCCTCTAATACTCTTCTTATCCAAAACATAAAACACGCTAAAATTAATACCGCCACTAAAAAATTGGTGTTTAATTTCGATTCTATAAAAGATAAGCTTACTGAAAATATTATAGATAATATAGAGGGAATGAGTTTTGGACCAAAATTGCCTAATGGCAATAGCACCTTAATTCTTATCTCAGATAATAATTTTAATAGTATGGGGAAGCAATTAAGCCAGATCATACTTTTAGAAGTTGATCTTAAATAA
- a CDS encoding CsbD family protein — protein MNNDQLEGKWKQIKGEFKQKYGKVTDDDATYTEGKFDEMMGRLQEKTGKTKEELQDEIDKW, from the coding sequence ATGAATAATGATCAGTTAGAAGGAAAGTGGAAACAAATAAAAGGTGAATTCAAACAGAAGTACGGTAAAGTTACTGATGATGATGCTACTTATACAGAAGGTAAATTTGATGAAATGATGGGACGTCTTCAAGAGAAAACTGGAAAGACTAAAGAAGAATTACAAGATGAAATTGATAAGTGGTAG
- the clpB gene encoding ATP-dependent chaperone ClpB: MNLNNFTIKSQEAIQQAQQLAQEMGHQQIENEHIFKAITMVDENVAPFLLKKLNINVNLFNQILDNTLTSFPKVTGGEIMLSREASKTLNEASSIAKKMNDEYVSVEHLVLAIFNSNSKVAQILKDQGASEKNLKAAIDELRKGDRVTSQSAEDTYNSLNKYAKNLNKMAEEGKLDPVIGRDEEIRRVLQILSRRTKNNPMLVGEPGVGKTAIAEGLAHRIISGDIPENLKDKQIYSLDMGALIAGAKYKGEFEERLKAVIKEVTSSEGDIVLFIDEIHTLVGAGGGQGAMDAANILKPALARGELRAIGATTLDEYQKYFEKDKALERRFQKILVDEPDTESAISILRGIKEKYETHHKVRIKDEAIIGAVELSQRYITNRFLPDKAIDLMDEAAAKLRMEINSKPEELDVLDRKVTQLEIEIEAIKREDDEVKLKSLRADLANLKEDRNELNAKWKNEKEVVDNIQAAKSDIEHFKMEAEKAERDGDYGKVAELRYGKIKEAQEKLEKLQIDHNENDENHTLIKEEVTYEDIAEVVAKWTGVPLTKMLQSDREKLLKLEDELHKRVVGQEEAITAVSDAVRRSRAGLQDQKKPIGSFLFLGTTGVGKTELAKALAEYLFDDEASMTRIDMSEYQERHSVSRLVGAPPGYVGYDEGGQLTEAVRRKPYSVVLLDEIEKAHPDTFNILLQVLDEGRLTDNKGRLADFKNTIIIMTSNMGSDIIQERFEAIQDVQTAMESAKDDVLAILKQSVRPEFINRIDDIVMFTPLTKKDIKRIVDLQLRGIKKMLSKQGILLDATEDAIKFLAERGYDPHFGARPVKRVIQKEVLNKLSKEILSGNVHVNSIILLDAFDDQLVFRNQEELKEN, encoded by the coding sequence AACGCTCAACGAAGCAAGTAGTATTGCTAAAAAGATGAATGATGAGTACGTCTCAGTAGAACATCTAGTTTTAGCAATATTTAATTCTAACAGTAAGGTAGCTCAGATCCTTAAAGATCAGGGAGCTTCAGAAAAGAATTTAAAAGCAGCTATAGATGAGTTGAGAAAAGGAGATAGAGTTACTTCTCAAAGTGCTGAAGACACTTATAATTCACTTAATAAATACGCCAAAAACCTCAATAAAATGGCTGAGGAAGGCAAATTAGATCCGGTTATTGGTAGAGATGAGGAAATAAGACGTGTTTTACAGATCCTTTCTAGAAGAACCAAGAACAATCCTATGTTGGTTGGTGAACCGGGAGTTGGTAAAACAGCAATTGCAGAAGGATTAGCACATAGAATTATTTCGGGAGATATTCCGGAGAACCTAAAAGATAAACAGATCTACTCTCTAGATATGGGAGCTCTAATTGCAGGAGCTAAATATAAAGGGGAATTTGAAGAAAGATTAAAAGCTGTTATCAAAGAAGTAACCAGTAGTGAAGGTGATATTGTTCTTTTTATAGATGAGATACACACACTGGTAGGTGCAGGTGGCGGACAAGGCGCTATGGATGCAGCCAATATCTTAAAACCGGCTTTAGCCCGTGGAGAACTTAGAGCTATAGGAGCCACTACCTTAGATGAATATCAAAAATATTTCGAAAAAGATAAAGCCTTGGAAAGAAGGTTTCAGAAAATTCTTGTAGATGAGCCAGATACAGAAAGTGCTATTTCTATTTTAAGAGGTATTAAAGAAAAGTATGAAACTCACCACAAAGTTAGGATTAAAGATGAAGCTATTATAGGTGCCGTAGAGCTTTCTCAACGTTATATAACCAATAGATTTTTGCCAGATAAGGCAATAGATCTTATGGATGAAGCTGCAGCGAAGCTTAGAATGGAGATAAATTCTAAGCCGGAAGAGTTAGATGTATTAGACAGAAAGGTGACCCAATTAGAAATTGAGATTGAAGCTATAAAACGAGAAGATGATGAAGTTAAACTGAAATCTTTACGTGCAGACTTAGCTAACCTAAAAGAGGATCGAAATGAACTGAATGCAAAATGGAAAAATGAGAAGGAAGTTGTAGATAATATTCAAGCTGCAAAATCTGACATTGAACATTTTAAAATGGAAGCTGAGAAAGCAGAGCGCGACGGAGATTACGGGAAGGTGGCAGAGTTAAGATATGGCAAAATCAAAGAAGCTCAAGAAAAGTTAGAAAAACTGCAAATAGATCATAATGAGAATGATGAAAATCACACTCTTATTAAAGAAGAAGTTACCTATGAAGATATTGCTGAAGTTGTGGCAAAATGGACAGGAGTACCTTTAACTAAGATGTTACAGAGCGATAGAGAAAAGCTTTTAAAATTAGAAGACGAACTACACAAACGAGTGGTTGGGCAGGAAGAAGCCATTACCGCTGTTAGTGATGCCGTGCGTAGAAGTAGAGCCGGACTTCAAGATCAAAAAAAACCTATAGGTTCCTTTCTATTTTTAGGTACTACGGGAGTAGGAAAAACAGAATTGGCTAAAGCTTTAGCAGAATATCTTTTTGATGATGAAGCATCTATGACGAGAATTGATATGAGTGAATATCAAGAACGCCATTCTGTTAGTAGATTAGTTGGAGCTCCCCCAGGATATGTGGGATATGATGAAGGTGGACAGTTAACAGAAGCGGTAAGAAGAAAACCCTATTCTGTCGTGCTACTAGATGAGATCGAAAAAGCGCACCCAGATACCTTTAATATTTTACTCCAAGTATTAGATGAAGGTAGACTTACAGACAATAAAGGTAGACTTGCAGACTTTAAGAATACCATTATTATAATGACAAGTAATATGGGTTCTGATATAATTCAAGAACGATTTGAAGCTATTCAGGATGTTCAAACAGCAATGGAATCTGCTAAAGATGATGTGCTTGCCATATTAAAGCAAAGTGTGAGACCAGAATTCATCAATAGAATAGATGATATTGTTATGTTTACTCCTTTAACCAAAAAGGATATTAAAAGAATTGTAGATCTTCAACTTAGAGGAATTAAAAAAATGCTGTCTAAACAAGGAATTCTATTGGATGCCACAGAAGACGCTATTAAATTTCTTGCTGAACGTGGATATGATCCTCATTTTGGTGCAAGACCCGTTAAAAGAGTGATTCAAAAAGAAGTTTTGAACAAACTTTCTAAGGAGATCCTTTCCGGGAACGTACATGTAAATAGCATTATTTTATTAGACGCTTTTGATGATCAACTTGTTTTTAGAAACCAAGAGGAATTAAAAGAAAATTAA